TGAGCTGCCGTAATTGATGCAGCCTGCCGCAAAGAGCGTCAGCACGCTTGAAAGCAGAAGCAGAACACACGTAAGCGCGGTCATTCCCCTGGTTTTTTTCATGGCTTGCTCCTTACCCCATAGCCCATAGCGACCTCCCTATCCGCCAGTTCTTCAAATAGCCCTTGAGAGAAGAGAATTTGCCTTAGATACATTTCTATGAAATGTATGAGCAGTTTTTCTACCGCTGGTAGGCATTGTCCTTCCTGAGAGTGAGAAAAAGTCGGGACCTTTTGGTTCCCTTAGCGCTACATCATATCCAGCGCCCTCAATCCAATGCTAGGTAAGTCAACTACAAGAGAGGTTAATGAGCGGGGGGCCTTCAGGTGCTATAATCTTCCCATGCGCGAGTTAACCGTAGTTTTACCGACGTACAACGAACGCGAGAACATCGAGCGGATCGTGGAGTCCATACTCAAGCAACCCCTGGACCTGGGCGTGCTCATCGTGGACGACAACTCCCCGGACGGCACCGGCGACATCGCCGACCGCCTGGCCGCCGCGGACGAGCGCATCGAGGTGCTGCACCGCCAGGGCAAGGAGGGCCTGGGCACCGCCTACCGCGCCGGCTTTCGCTATGCCATGGAGCGCGGCGCCCAGTATTGCTTCGAGATCGACGCGGACTTCTCCCACAACCCCGACGACCTCCCCCGCCTCTACGAGGCGGCCAGCAAGGCGGACGCGGCGGTGGGCTCGCGCTACGTCAAGGGGGGCGGCGCGCCCGACTGGAGCTTCTTCCGCTGGCTCATCAGCCGCGGCGGCAACCTCTACACCAAGCTCATCGCGCGTACGAAGACGGTGGACACCACCTCCGGCTTCCGCTGCTACTCCCGCCGCGTGCTCGAGGCCATCCCCCTGGACCGCGTCACCTCCCAGGGCTATGCCTTCCAGATCGAGATGACCTTCGTGGCCGAGACCCTCGGTTTTCGCATCACCGAGGTGCCCATCTTCTTCGTCGACCGCGAGGGCGGGGAATCCAAGATGAGTTCTGATATCTTCTGGGAGGGCCTGCGCGTCGTCTGGGGCCTGCGCCGCAAGTACGCCGACCTGCGCCGCGCATAAGCGCCACCCGGCTGTAAGACCGCGTTCTTCTCCCCACTCGAAGAGAAGTCCTCAACATCACGGCGCATGCCGGCTGGCAATGAGGCTGATCTGTTTGCGCATGTAAGAGATCGTCTTATTGGCCTGTTAGGGGACTCACCAGTGGTCTGATGGGATTCCAGCGGCCCGGGGCTCCTTGATCAGGCGGTGTCCTCGCTGGCGCTTTCGGAGTAGAGCCGCACGTTATTGGGGCCCGCGGCCTTGGCGGCGGTGAGCGCGGCCATGGCCTTGTTCATGAGGTCCACGTCGTTGTCGGCGTTGGCGGGGAAAGAAGATATCCCCACGCACGCGGTGAGGCTCTCCACCTCTTTCTTCTCCCGGGACGGGAAGGGGTATTCCTCGACCACCTTGCGGATGCGCTCCGCCAGCCGCATGGCCCCCAACCGCCTGGTCTCGGGCAGCAGGACGGCGAAGAGGTTCTCCCCGTAGCGGGCCGCCGTGTCCACCTCCCTGGTGTTGCGCAACACGATATTACCCAGGTCGGAGAGGATGAAGTCGGCCATGTAACGGCCGTTGCGCTCGATATACCCCTCGTAGTCGTCGATCTCGAAGAAGAGAAGGCAGACGTTGAGGCTGTAGCGCCGGGCGCGGTTGACCTCCTGGCTCAACTGGTGCTGGAAGTAGTGCAGGTTGAAGAGGCCGCTGGCCGAGTCCTTGACCACGTTGGTCTCCAGCTCGGAATAGAGGCGAGAGATGAGCACCGCCAGCCCCGCCTGGTCGGCCACCAGCGTAAGCAGGGGAGTCTTGTGCGGGTCGAACGTGCCGCTGCCGCGCCCCAGCGCGAAGACCCCGATAACCCTGCCCTCGGCCCGCAGGGGTAGGGCCAGGATCCTTCCGACACCGCACCCCTCGAGGTAACTAGCCTCCTCCAGGCCCCCGTGCAGCTCCGCCTGCTGCATGACCCCGGTATCGAAGGCCACCCCACACAACGAGCCGGTGGCGCTCAGTCCTCGCCCCACCAGTTCATGGGCTCCCTGGCCCCGCGCGAGCACGACGTCCAGCTCGTCCAGGACGTCCCCGGGAAGCAGGATCACGCCCAGCTCCGCCCCGCTGATGGCCATGGCCCGGTCCAGCAGCTGCACCAGTTTGGGCATGGGATCGGAATAGGCCTCGACTATGTTCACGCTGGCGCAGATCGAGGCGATCTCCAGCATCTCCTTTTCTCCCGCCGCCTCACCCTGGAGCGACGCGGGCAGCAGCTCGATGAGCCAGGCCGTGGGTGAGCCCTCGTGTACGTTGAGGACGCGGCACTTGGCCGGGGCGCCCTTGATCTCGCCCGTATCCTCGGCGACCAGCAGCAGGTCGGGGTCGGCGGCTGAGAACAGCTCTTTGCGGGCGGTGAAGAGCGGGGGGACTTTCTCCTGGGAAGGCCAGTCCGCCGGGATCTCTTTTTCCAGGATACCCGTGAACTCCACGCCCGGAGCGGATGAAAGGACCTGCACCAGCCGGGCGCAGCTGGGGTTGAATCCGATGAAAGCGATACGCGTGCTTTTTCCCATCTATGCCTCGAGCCCTTGAACGCAGCCGCTGACCGTTCCCACGATTATTTTAAGGTATAGTCACCACGCTTGGAAAGAAATGCTCTATTCCCTGCGGCGGCTCAGCGCCGCGAGGCGGCCTCGCGGTGTTCGCCGTCAACCATGTCGATGGGGAAGGGCAGCTCCACGCCGTCGGGTATCTTGTGTATGTACTTGCGCCTGAACTCCGGGTCCTGCATGCGGCAGGTCATGGTCTTACGGTCGTATTCGGGATGCAGCTTCATGCGGTGCCAGATGTCCCACAGCGGCTCCTCCTTGACGTTGCCGAAATGCAACGGGTTGAAGTCGCAGGGGGTGACGAACCCGTTATGGGTGATGTGTATCTGCCACTTGACACCGAAGCAGCCCATGATGTGAGGGTCGTTGACGTGGCACATGAGGCAGACTCGAGGCCCCTTGAAGTCCTTCCACTGCTCCTCCTGGATGACGCGGAAGACCTCCCGCTCGTTGTCGCTGAGGATGAGTTCGTCCTGCTTTATGCACTTGCCCGTGGGGACCAGGTCGAAGACGGTGAGCTCCTTCACGCCCAGCTCCCGGCAGAGGGCCAGGAACTTGTGGTGGTAGTCCCTGGCGATGGTCTCGCGGCTCATGTAGGTGGAGATGCCCACTGCCATGCCCCGGGAGACCGCCCTCTCGATGCCATCTATGACGCGGTCGTAGAGGCCCGGCACCCCCCTGAGCCGGTCGTGCTCCTCGGGGACCGGGCTGTCCAGGCTGACGAAGATGGTGTCGCACCCGGCTGCTTGCAGCTTGTCCAGGTTCTCCTCGCTCAGTAGGGACCCGTTGGTGAAGACGTCGGCCACGCAGTCGTTCTCGACGATGCGGCGGATGAGCACGTCCAAGTCGGTGCGCATGAGCGGCTCTCCGCCAGTGATGATGATGTCGGTGATGCCCAGCTCCGCGCACTGGTCGATGACGCCGCACCACTGCCCCGTGGTCAAGGTCCCCTCGCTGCTGCGCCGGAAGGCGCTGCAGTGCACGCAGTGGGCGTTGCAGTCATGGGTCACGGCGATGGTCACGGCGTGGGGACCCCACTCCCTGCCCAACCCCCGGTCGATTATATTGCGGTAGAACCTCTCGTAAGCGTGCGACTTCACCGGCGGCAGGTGGTAGGAGAACCTGTCCGGGCGCGCGAACTTGATGAAGGGCATGTGCGGCCCGATGGTCTTGAGGATCCATCCGCCCGCGACCATGAAGATGGGAAAGGTCGGGGGGCCGAGTGCCTGGTAGAAGTTCCTTCGCGCTTTCCTGGTCAGCTTCGCTTCGCGCTCTCGTATCACTGTCTGCGGCATTTGCGGTTAACACCTCTCCTGCTTATATTGCTGCGTCAGCCGGCCCCCGCGAAGGCCGGGGCCAAATCCATTTCTTACTCTCTTTCGGCACATATATCAACACCTATTAATGGCTAGTGTTATTATACTATAAAGTCATATTATATTACCATCTTGGGCACGCATCCCGGCCGCCACAAGATTACCACCATAGGGACGGGCCGGGCATGACAGGACTCAGCAGGAGGCGGAAGGCAGTGGCCGGAAGCCACGGGCCGGGATGGGTTTTACGGCTGC
This window of the Actinomycetota bacterium genome carries:
- a CDS encoding polyprenol monophosphomannose synthase; the encoded protein is MRELTVVLPTYNERENIERIVESILKQPLDLGVLIVDDNSPDGTGDIADRLAAADERIEVLHRQGKEGLGTAYRAGFRYAMERGAQYCFEIDADFSHNPDDLPRLYEAASKADAAVGSRYVKGGGAPDWSFFRWLISRGGNLYTKLIARTKTVDTTSGFRCYSRRVLEAIPLDRVTSQGYAFQIEMTFVAETLGFRITEVPIFFVDREGGESKMSSDIFWEGLRVVWGLRRKYADLRRA
- a CDS encoding sensor domain-containing diguanylate cyclase, coding for MGKSTRIAFIGFNPSCARLVQVLSSAPGVEFTGILEKEIPADWPSQEKVPPLFTARKELFSAADPDLLLVAEDTGEIKGAPAKCRVLNVHEGSPTAWLIELLPASLQGEAAGEKEMLEIASICASVNIVEAYSDPMPKLVQLLDRAMAISGAELGVILLPGDVLDELDVVLARGQGAHELVGRGLSATGSLCGVAFDTGVMQQAELHGGLEEASYLEGCGVGRILALPLRAEGRVIGVFALGRGSGTFDPHKTPLLTLVADQAGLAVLISRLYSELETNVVKDSASGLFNLHYFQHQLSQEVNRARRYSLNVCLLFFEIDDYEGYIERNGRYMADFILSDLGNIVLRNTREVDTAARYGENLFAVLLPETRRLGAMRLAERIRKVVEEYPFPSREKKEVESLTACVGISSFPANADNDVDLMNKAMAALTAAKAAGPNNVRLYSESASEDTA
- a CDS encoding radical SAM protein, whose amino-acid sequence is MPQTVIREREAKLTRKARRNFYQALGPPTFPIFMVAGGWILKTIGPHMPFIKFARPDRFSYHLPPVKSHAYERFYRNIIDRGLGREWGPHAVTIAVTHDCNAHCVHCSAFRRSSEGTLTTGQWCGVIDQCAELGITDIIITGGEPLMRTDLDVLIRRIVENDCVADVFTNGSLLSEENLDKLQAAGCDTIFVSLDSPVPEEHDRLRGVPGLYDRVIDGIERAVSRGMAVGISTYMSRETIARDYHHKFLALCRELGVKELTVFDLVPTGKCIKQDELILSDNEREVFRVIQEEQWKDFKGPRVCLMCHVNDPHIMGCFGVKWQIHITHNGFVTPCDFNPLHFGNVKEEPLWDIWHRMKLHPEYDRKTMTCRMQDPEFRRKYIHKIPDGVELPFPIDMVDGEHREAASRR